DNA from Eubalaena glacialis isolate mEubGla1 chromosome 2, mEubGla1.1.hap2.+ XY, whole genome shotgun sequence:
AGTTGCTTCTGTAAACTGttactgctttttcttttgtgatttggcACTTAAGGCTTAAGCTGGAAAAAAACGCATCTACTGACAAATATGGGACTTGTCTGTTATGCATGGTAAGTGGGCTATAAAATTGAGGTTGGGGGGGGCGGTTCTAGCCAGAAGAAGCTATTGACAAATTGACTTGTCCTTATGTTGGGGAGGAGGGGCGTTtaaagaggggggagggagggggcattCCAAGGTCCAGGGGGAAAGGGGTTGAGCTTAACCTTGTTAATGTAGGGGTTTGTCAGGAATCGGATGGGTAGGGAGGGAAGGGTAGGGGATGTGGGTGCGGGGTCGGGGAGGGGGGGTGGataggcggggggggggggccctcCCTACCCTGGTTTAGTCATCTGAGATGGAAAGTCTGCTGAAAATGGGCAGGCGTCTTGAGTTGTCCAAAGTGGGGGAGTCTGAGCCACTGTGGCTGCTGCTGGAGCTGCTCAGGTAGCCCTCCTGGTCCGAGAGAGAATCCTGAGGGCTGGGGGGAGAGTCAAACATGTGAGGGGACTCAGACATGGGCCGAAAGAGGAAGGTGGTTGGGGAGCCACCCCCCGGCAGCCCCATGCTAGGGGCAAAGAGGCTCGCCAGCTCCTGACTGGAGAAGGCGAAGGGGTTATTGGTGCCATCGGGCAGGGTGGGCGAGCCCAGGAGGTCATCGGCGCtcaggatggggggtggggtgatggACGTGGGGCTGTCCAGCAGCCCCGTGGCAGCGGCGGTGGCAGCGGCACTGGGAAACCCAGCAAAGCTAAAGCTATGCTGGAGGCGGGGACGGTCAGCAGAGAGGTCCCGGGCCCCGGCCAGGGCACGGCGCTCCTCAGCGTTGTGGATGAAGTGGCAGCGGGGCCCATACGGGCAGAAGCCGATGGTG
Protein-coding regions in this window:
- the ZFP36L1 gene encoding mRNA decay activator protein ZFP36L1 translates to MTTTLVSATIFDLSEVLCKGNKMLNYSTPSAGGCLLDRKAVGTPAGGGFPRRHSVTLPSSKFHQNQLLSSLKGEPAPALSSRDSRFRDRSFSEGGERLLPTQKQPGSGQVNSSRYKTELCRPFEENGACKYGDKCQFAHGIHELRSLTRHPKYKTELCRTFHTIGFCPYGPRCHFIHNAEERRALAGARDLSADRPRLQHSFSFAGFPSAAATAAATGLLDSPTSITPPPILSADDLLGSPTLPDGTNNPFAFSSQELASLFAPSMGLPGGGSPTTFLFRPMSESPHMFDSPPSPQDSLSDQEGYLSSSSSSHSGSDSPTLDNSRRLPIFSRLSISDD